A segment of the Acidimicrobiales bacterium genome:
CGAGGCGGGCACCCTCGCGGCGGCGCTCGGAGAGGTCGAGGATCGTCTCCACCGACTCCTCGCGAGCGGAGTCGATGAAGGCGCAGGTGTTGACGACGACGACGTCGGCGCCCTCGGCGGTGTCAGCCGGCAGGTAACCCTGCGCGAGCAGCTCACCGGCGACCTTGTCGGAGTCGACCTGGTTCTTCGGGCAGCCGAGGGTCTCGATCCAGTAGCGGCCCGGCACCCCCGAAGCGTACAGCGGCCTTCCGCCGCCGAGAGCCGGGCGGTCAGCTCGAGAGGGCCAGGGAGAGCACGGCGACGACGTTGAAGAGCGAGTGCGCGACCATCCCCGGCCCGAGGCGGCCGGTCTTGTTGCGGAGCGCCCCGAAGACGACCCCCGCGGCGGTGACGCCGGCGACGTTCAACAGCGTCGCCCAGCCCACCCAGTTTGCGGCGTGCGCGGCGCCGAAGAGCAGCGGCCGAGGAGGCGATGCCCTTCAGCTGGCCGTAGCGGGAGACGAGGCCGCCCTGCAGGAGGCCGCGGAAGAAGAGCTCCTCGACGACGGGGGCGACGAGACGGGCCGCGAGGCCGAAGACGAGGAGCTGGCCGCCACCTGCGGGGAAGTCTCCGAGCGGCTGCAGGGAGCGGCGGAACAGCCCCGGGCCCGAGGCGAAGACCGGCCGATGACAAGGCCGGCGGCGAGGCGCGCACCGATCGATGCAGCGAGGCCGAGGGGGAGGTCACGAGCACCAGCACGAGGCCGAAGTCGCGCCGCAGCGAGCCGCTCCCCCGCCGCCGGCTGGCGAGCAGGCAGCTGCCGCCGAGGTTCCCCCAGATCCCGAGCTCGCCGGCGATGAACTCGCCGCTCCTCCCGCCGGGGCGGCCGAGGGCGACGTCGAGGACTTCGAGGGCGAGGCCGAGCGCGAAGCACAGGAGATAGCCGGCGAGGCCCACCCAGCCCGGCCGCAGCGTCGGTCCGACGGCCGGGCCCTGCTGGCGAAGGCGCGCCCGACGGGGGTTGCCGCGCACCGCCTCGCTCCAGGCCACACCGTCCTAGAAACGAAGCTCGGACTCGACGAGCGGGTCCGGGTACCAGTCCGCGGCGCGCGCCGGAGCCTCGTCCCCCGTGCCGCAGCGCGCACAGGCGGTCGCCCCGTCGCCGAGGGTCGCCCCACAGCGCGTACAGCCGGCGGCGCTCAGGGGAGGAGCGGGCTGATCCAGGGCGAGACCCGGAACAGACGCAAGCCGACGATCCCGAGCACGGCGAAGAGGACGATCAGCGCCTTTTCGCCGCCCGAGAGGACGAGCAGGTCGCCGCTCGAGCTCGGAAGGCCGTAGTCCGAGCGCTGCGGCTCGCCGTCGCCGAAGAGGTCGCGGGGGTACTCGGGGGTGAGCATCAGCAGATAGGCGTTGGTGCGCACCCGGTAACGGAGCACGGCGCAGGTGGCGTTGTGCAGCGGGAGCGGGAGGCGCCCCGTTGTGAGGGTCACGAGCCAGGAGAGCACCGAGAACAGGCGCAGGCCCTGGCTGACGAGGGCGCTCAGGACGGACTTCGGGAAGACGAGGACGATCCGGAAGAGCACCGCCAGGCGGTTCAGGCGGGTCGGCGTGACGACGAAGGCGAAGCCGGCCGGCGAGGGCGTCGGGTGCAGCGAGAACGACGGGTACTCGTCGCTCACGAAGGTGAGGTAGCCGGTGACGCGCAGCTCGAGCTCGACGTAGCCCGCGAGCAGCCCGGCGAGGCCGAGCGGCAGGCGGCCGACGACCAGGGCGACGAACCAGCCGACGATCGCACCGAGCCCGGCGGCGATGCCGACGATCGCCAGCCACAGCGAGACGGGGATCGCGAGCAGCAGGCGGAAAAGGACGGTCAGCCGCCGCTGCACCTCGGCGGGCGGGAAGGCGACGAAGGGGCGGGGATCCTCGTAGGAAGCCGTCAACGCTCTCCTCCCTCGCTGCTCTGGCGTGAAGCTACCCGGCGACCCCCGCGTTCGCGGTGATCGCCCGCACCAGCTCCTCCCACCGGCCGGAGGGGAGGCCGTGGCCCATCCCCGGGACCATCAGCAGGCGCGCCCCGGGTACCGCCTCGGCCGTCGCCACCCCGCCCGAGGGGTCGACCATC
Coding sequences within it:
- a CDS encoding CPBP family intramembrane glutamic endopeptidase, coding for MLFGAAHAANWVGWATLLNVAGVTAAGVVFGALRNKTGRLGPGMVAHSLFNVVAVLSLALSS
- a CDS encoding DUF4389 domain-containing protein, producing the protein MTASYEDPRPFVAFPPAEVQRRLTVLFRLLLAIPVSLWLAIVGIAAGLGAIVGWFVALVVGRLPLGLAGLLAGYVELELRVTGYLTFVSDEYPSFSLHPTPSPAGFAFVVTPTRLNRLAVLFRIVLVFPKSVLSALVSQGLRLFSVLSWLVTLTTGRLPLPLHNATCAVLRYRVRTNAYLLMLTPEYPRDLFGDGEPQRSDYGLPSSSGDLLVLSGGEKALIVLFAVLGIVGLRLFRVSPWISPLLP